One Ricinus communis isolate WT05 ecotype wild-type chromosome 7, ASM1957865v1, whole genome shotgun sequence genomic region harbors:
- the LOC8274830 gene encoding glutamate receptor 3.4 isoform X1: MIVSLNTRSTNRQIMARIQLLLIVSSAFIPMEVLCKVGNASVTVSSSRPSVVNIGALFTINSVIGRAAKPAIAAAVGDVNSDSSILPGTKLNLIVQDTNCSGFIGTIEALKLMEDDVVVAIGPQSSGIAHVISHVVNELHVPLLSFGATDPSLSALQYPYFLRSTQSDYYQMFAVADLVSYFDWREVIAIFVDDDYGRNGISVLGDALVKKRCKISYKAAFTPGAPKSAINDLLVGVNLMESRVYVVHVNPDSGLQIFSVAQSLGMMSKGYVWIATDWLPSLLDSVEPVDIDMMNLLQGVVALRHYTPDTDQKKRFMSRWNSLKNKESTGPAGFNSYALYAYDSVWLAARALDAFLNEGGNVSFSNDPKLHHTNGSKLHLESLRIFNGGQQYLQTILRMNFTGLTGQIQFDDDKNLVHPAYDVLNIGGTGSRRIGYWSNYSGLSIVSPETLYEKPPNNSNSNQHLYTVIWPGESTKIPRGWVFPNNGKPLRIAVPNRVSYKEFVAKDKNPPGVRGYCIDVFEAAINLLPYPVPRAYMLYGNGKDNPVYNELINAVAQDKYDAVVGDVTIITNRTRIVDFTQPYMESGLVVVAPVKEQKSRPWAFLKPFTVSMWGVTAAFFLFVGAVVWILEHRINHEFRGPPRQQLITIFWFSFSTMFFSHRENTVSALGRFVLLIWLFVVLIINSSYTASLTSILTVQQLTSRIEGIDSLISSTEPIGVQEGSFALNYLVDELNIAQSRLVILRNQEHYLTALQRGPKGGGVAAIVDELPYVELFLSNTNCAFRTVGQEFTKSGWGFVSINFKVVILAFQRDSPLAIDLSTAILQLSENGDLQKIHNKWLTRTECSMQIGQVDADRLSLSSFWGLFLICGLACCIALTLFFCRVFGQFRRFSPEEVEEREVEEIEPARPRRSLRSTSFKDLLDFVDKKEAEIKEMLKRKSSDNKRQASPSPTTDEQASSPA; this comes from the exons ATGATTGTATCATTGAATACAAGGTCTACCAACAGACAAATCATGGCTAGGATACAGTTGCTATTGATTGTCAGTAGTGCTTTTATCCCCATGGAAGTTTTGTGTAAGGTTGGAAATGCTAGTGTTACTGTTTCTTCTTCTAGGCCAAGTGTTGTCAATATAGGAGCTCTATTTACTATTAATTCTGTAATTGGAAGAGCAGCTAAGCCAGCAATTGCAGCTGCAGTGGGTGATGTAAATTCTGATTCCAGTATTCTTCCCGGGACAAAATTGAACCTCATTGTACAAGACACCAATTGCAGTGGATTTATTGGAACCATAGAAG CTTTGAAGCTGATGGAAGATGATGTGGTTGTTGCAATTGGCCCCCAGTCTTCTGGAATAGCTCATGTCATCTCACATGTTGTAAATGAACTTCATGTGCCACTTTTGTCATTTGGAGCAACAGATCCTTCTCTTTCTGCACTACAGTACCCGTATTTCCTCCGCTCTACCCAAAGTGACTATTACCAAATGTTTGCAGTTGCTGATCTGGTCTCATATTTTGATTGGAGGGAGGTAATTGCTATCTTTGTAGATGATGATTACGGCAGAAATGGCATATCTGTATTGGGTGATGCTCTGGTAAAGAAACGTTGCAAGATCTCTTACAAAGCTGCCTTTACCCCTGGAGCACCCAAAAGTGCAATCAATGACTTGTTAGTTGGAGTAAATCTAATGGAATCTCGGGTTTATGTTGTGCATGTGAATCCTGATTCTGGTCTGCAAATTTTTTCGGTTGCCCAGAGTCTTGGGATGATGAGCAAGGGCTATGTTTGGATTGCTACAGATTGGCTTCCTTCTCTTCTAGATTCAGTAGAACCAGTTGACATTGACATGATGAATCTCTTACAAGGGGTTGTTGCTCTTCGTCATTACACACCTGATACTGATCAGAAGAAAAGGTTCATGTCCAGGTGGAACAGCCTAAAGAATAAAGAGAGCACAGGACCTGCTGGGTTTAATTCTTACGCGCTCTATGCTTATGATTCAGTATGGTTAGCTGCTCGAGCTCTTGATGCTTTTCTCAATGAAGGTGGAAATGTATCTTTCTCTAATGACCCAAAGTTGCATCATACAAATGGAAGCAAATTGCATTTGGAGTCGCTCAGAATTTTTAATGGAGGTCAACAGTATCTCCAGACAATTCTTAGGATGAACTTCACAGGTCTCACTGGTCAAATTcaatttgatgatgataagAATTTAGTTCACCCAGCATATGATGTTCTTAATATTGGTGGGACAGGATCCCGCAGGATTGGCTATTGGTCAAATTACTCTGGCCTTTCAATTGTTTCTCCAGAGACCTTATATGAGAAGCCTCCCAATAATTCTAACAGTAACCAACATCTTTACACCGTAATATGGCCAGGTGAAAGTACGAAAATTCCTCGAGGATGGGTATTCCCAAACAATGGGAAGCCACTGCGCATTGCAGTACCAAATCGAGTAAGTTATAAAGAATTTGTGGCTAAAGACAAAAACCCTCCAGGGGTTAGAGGATATTGCATTGATGTGTTTGAGGCTGCAATAAACTTGCTGCCTTATCCTGTCCCACGCGCATATATGTTATATGGAAATGGCAAGGATAACCCTGTCTACAATGAACTTATCAATGCAGTTGCTCAAGAT AAGTATGATGCAGTTGTGGGTGATGTTACAATCATTACAAATAGAACAAGAATCGTGGATTTCACACAGCCTTACATGGAATCAGGACTGGTTGTAGTTGCACCTGTCAAGGAACAAAAGTCCAGGCCTTGGGCTTTCCTTAAACCATTTACTGTATCCATGTGGGGTGTCACAGCtgccttctttctttttgtgggTGCTGTTGTCTGGATTCTTGAGCACCGGATCAATCATGAATTCCGTGGTCCACCAAGGCAACAACTTATAACAATTTTCTG GTTTAGTTTCTCAACAATGTTCTTCTCCCACA GAGAGAACACTGTGAGCGCCTTGGGACGTTTTGTGCTTCTCATATGGCTATTTGTAGTGTTGATCATCAATTCAAGCTATACAGCCAGTCTGACATCTATCCTGACAGTGCAGCAGTTAACATCACGGATTGAAGGGATTGACAGCTTGATCTCAAGTACTGAACCTATTGGAGTCCAAGAGGGATCATTTGCATTGAACTACCTGGTTGATGAGCTCAACATTGCCCAATCTAGACTTGTAATATTGAGAAACCAAGAACATTATCTTACTGCTCTTCAACGCGGACCAAAAGGTGGTGGGGTGGCTGCCATTGTTGATGAGCTTCCTTATGTTGAGCTCTTCTTGTCCAACACGAACTGTGCATTCAGAACAGTTGGGCAGGAGTTCACGAAAAGCGGATGGGGATTTGTGAGTATCAACTTTAAAGTTGTCATTCTA GCATTTCAGAGGGATTCGCCCCTTGCAATTGACTTGTCAACTGCCATTCTCCAACTCTCGGAAAATGGCGATCTCCAGAAAATTCATAACAAATGGCTGACACGCACAGAGTGCTCTATGCAAATCGGCCAAGTTGATGCAGACCGGCTCTCCCTGAGCAGCTTCTGGGGTCTGTTCCTCATCTGTGGCCTTGCATGCTGCATTGCCCTTACTTTGTTCTTCTGTAGGGTGTTTGGTCAGTTCCGCAGATTTTCTCCAGAAGAAGTTGAAGAGAGGGAGGTGGAGGAGATTGAGCCAGCAAGGCCTAGACGTTCCCTGCGCTCAACTAGCTTCAAAGATTTGCTTGATTTTGTAGATAAGAAAGAAGCCGAGATTAAGGAGATGCTTAAGAGGAAGAGCAGTGATAACAAGCGTCAAGCGAGCCCCAGCCCCACCACAGATGAGCAGGCAAGTTCACCTGCTTAG
- the LOC8274830 gene encoding glutamate receptor 3.4 isoform X2, with product MIVSLNTRSTNRQIMARIQLLLIVSSAFIPMEVLCKVGNASVTVSSSRPSVVNIGALFTINSVIGRAAKPAIAAAVGDVNSDSSILPGTKLNLIVQDTNCSGFIGTIEALKLMEDDVVVAIGPQSSGIAHVISHVVNELHVPLLSFGATDPSLSALQYPYFLRSTQSDYYQMFAVADLVSYFDWREVIAIFVDDDYGRNGISVLGDALVKKRCKISYKAAFTPGAPKSAINDLLVGVNLMESRVYVVHVNPDSGLQIFSVAQSLGMMSKGYVWIATDWLPSLLDSVEPVDIDMMNLLQGVVALRHYTPDTDQKKRFMSRWNSLKNKESTGPAGFNSYALYAYDSVWLAARALDAFLNEGGNVSFSNDPKLHHTNGSKLHLESLRIFNGGQQYLQTILRMNFTGLTGQIQFDDDKNLVHPAYDVLNIGGTGSRRIGYWSNYSGLSIVSPETLYEKPPNNSNSNQHLYTVIWPGESTKIPRGWVFPNNGKPLRIAVPNRVSYKEFVAKDKNPPGVRGYCIDVFEAAINLLPYPVPRAYMLYGNGKDNPVYNELINAVAQDKYDAVVGDVTIITNRTRIVDFTQPYMESGLVVVAPVKEQKSRPWAFLKPFTVSMWGVTAAFFLFVGAVVWILEHRINHEFRGPPRQQLITIFWFSFSTMFFSHRENTVSALGRFVLLIWLFVVLIINSSYTASLTSILTVQQLTSRIEGIDSLISSTEPIGVQEGSFALNYLVDELNIAQSRLVILRNQEHYLTALQRGPKGGGVAAIVDELPYVELFLSNTNCAFRTVGQEFTKSGWGFAFQRDSPLAIDLSTAILQLSENGDLQKIHNKWLTRTECSMQIGQVDADRLSLSSFWGLFLICGLACCIALTLFFCRVFGQFRRFSPEEVEEREVEEIEPARPRRSLRSTSFKDLLDFVDKKEAEIKEMLKRKSSDNKRQASPSPTTDEQASSPA from the exons ATGATTGTATCATTGAATACAAGGTCTACCAACAGACAAATCATGGCTAGGATACAGTTGCTATTGATTGTCAGTAGTGCTTTTATCCCCATGGAAGTTTTGTGTAAGGTTGGAAATGCTAGTGTTACTGTTTCTTCTTCTAGGCCAAGTGTTGTCAATATAGGAGCTCTATTTACTATTAATTCTGTAATTGGAAGAGCAGCTAAGCCAGCAATTGCAGCTGCAGTGGGTGATGTAAATTCTGATTCCAGTATTCTTCCCGGGACAAAATTGAACCTCATTGTACAAGACACCAATTGCAGTGGATTTATTGGAACCATAGAAG CTTTGAAGCTGATGGAAGATGATGTGGTTGTTGCAATTGGCCCCCAGTCTTCTGGAATAGCTCATGTCATCTCACATGTTGTAAATGAACTTCATGTGCCACTTTTGTCATTTGGAGCAACAGATCCTTCTCTTTCTGCACTACAGTACCCGTATTTCCTCCGCTCTACCCAAAGTGACTATTACCAAATGTTTGCAGTTGCTGATCTGGTCTCATATTTTGATTGGAGGGAGGTAATTGCTATCTTTGTAGATGATGATTACGGCAGAAATGGCATATCTGTATTGGGTGATGCTCTGGTAAAGAAACGTTGCAAGATCTCTTACAAAGCTGCCTTTACCCCTGGAGCACCCAAAAGTGCAATCAATGACTTGTTAGTTGGAGTAAATCTAATGGAATCTCGGGTTTATGTTGTGCATGTGAATCCTGATTCTGGTCTGCAAATTTTTTCGGTTGCCCAGAGTCTTGGGATGATGAGCAAGGGCTATGTTTGGATTGCTACAGATTGGCTTCCTTCTCTTCTAGATTCAGTAGAACCAGTTGACATTGACATGATGAATCTCTTACAAGGGGTTGTTGCTCTTCGTCATTACACACCTGATACTGATCAGAAGAAAAGGTTCATGTCCAGGTGGAACAGCCTAAAGAATAAAGAGAGCACAGGACCTGCTGGGTTTAATTCTTACGCGCTCTATGCTTATGATTCAGTATGGTTAGCTGCTCGAGCTCTTGATGCTTTTCTCAATGAAGGTGGAAATGTATCTTTCTCTAATGACCCAAAGTTGCATCATACAAATGGAAGCAAATTGCATTTGGAGTCGCTCAGAATTTTTAATGGAGGTCAACAGTATCTCCAGACAATTCTTAGGATGAACTTCACAGGTCTCACTGGTCAAATTcaatttgatgatgataagAATTTAGTTCACCCAGCATATGATGTTCTTAATATTGGTGGGACAGGATCCCGCAGGATTGGCTATTGGTCAAATTACTCTGGCCTTTCAATTGTTTCTCCAGAGACCTTATATGAGAAGCCTCCCAATAATTCTAACAGTAACCAACATCTTTACACCGTAATATGGCCAGGTGAAAGTACGAAAATTCCTCGAGGATGGGTATTCCCAAACAATGGGAAGCCACTGCGCATTGCAGTACCAAATCGAGTAAGTTATAAAGAATTTGTGGCTAAAGACAAAAACCCTCCAGGGGTTAGAGGATATTGCATTGATGTGTTTGAGGCTGCAATAAACTTGCTGCCTTATCCTGTCCCACGCGCATATATGTTATATGGAAATGGCAAGGATAACCCTGTCTACAATGAACTTATCAATGCAGTTGCTCAAGAT AAGTATGATGCAGTTGTGGGTGATGTTACAATCATTACAAATAGAACAAGAATCGTGGATTTCACACAGCCTTACATGGAATCAGGACTGGTTGTAGTTGCACCTGTCAAGGAACAAAAGTCCAGGCCTTGGGCTTTCCTTAAACCATTTACTGTATCCATGTGGGGTGTCACAGCtgccttctttctttttgtgggTGCTGTTGTCTGGATTCTTGAGCACCGGATCAATCATGAATTCCGTGGTCCACCAAGGCAACAACTTATAACAATTTTCTG GTTTAGTTTCTCAACAATGTTCTTCTCCCACA GAGAGAACACTGTGAGCGCCTTGGGACGTTTTGTGCTTCTCATATGGCTATTTGTAGTGTTGATCATCAATTCAAGCTATACAGCCAGTCTGACATCTATCCTGACAGTGCAGCAGTTAACATCACGGATTGAAGGGATTGACAGCTTGATCTCAAGTACTGAACCTATTGGAGTCCAAGAGGGATCATTTGCATTGAACTACCTGGTTGATGAGCTCAACATTGCCCAATCTAGACTTGTAATATTGAGAAACCAAGAACATTATCTTACTGCTCTTCAACGCGGACCAAAAGGTGGTGGGGTGGCTGCCATTGTTGATGAGCTTCCTTATGTTGAGCTCTTCTTGTCCAACACGAACTGTGCATTCAGAACAGTTGGGCAGGAGTTCACGAAAAGCGGATGGGGATTT GCATTTCAGAGGGATTCGCCCCTTGCAATTGACTTGTCAACTGCCATTCTCCAACTCTCGGAAAATGGCGATCTCCAGAAAATTCATAACAAATGGCTGACACGCACAGAGTGCTCTATGCAAATCGGCCAAGTTGATGCAGACCGGCTCTCCCTGAGCAGCTTCTGGGGTCTGTTCCTCATCTGTGGCCTTGCATGCTGCATTGCCCTTACTTTGTTCTTCTGTAGGGTGTTTGGTCAGTTCCGCAGATTTTCTCCAGAAGAAGTTGAAGAGAGGGAGGTGGAGGAGATTGAGCCAGCAAGGCCTAGACGTTCCCTGCGCTCAACTAGCTTCAAAGATTTGCTTGATTTTGTAGATAAGAAAGAAGCCGAGATTAAGGAGATGCTTAAGAGGAAGAGCAGTGATAACAAGCGTCAAGCGAGCCCCAGCCCCACCACAGATGAGCAGGCAAGTTCACCTGCTTAG